The sequence below is a genomic window from Streptomyces sp. V1I1.
GAGGTCGGCGTTGCGCATCAGGTCGGTGGGGGTGATGGCCGGCTCGGCGAAGGCCACCCCGATGGAGGCGGCCACCCGGACTTCGCGGCCGTCCACGCGGTACGGCTGGGAGAGGGTCAGGCGCAGCCGGTCGGCGATCTCCTGCACCTGGTACTCACGGGCGGACTGGTTGCGGGAGCCGTCGCCGACGACGAGGGCCGCGAACTCGTCGCCGCCGAGTCGGGCCGCGGTGTCCCCGGACCGCACCGAATCCTGCAGGCGGCGGGCCGCCTGGATCAGCAGCTCGTCGCCGGCCAGGTGGCCGAGGCGGTCGTTGACCCCCTTGAAGCCGTCGAGGTCGATGAAGAGCACGGCGGTGCCGGAGTCGCCCGCGCGGCGGCCGGTGAGGGCCTGGCGGACGCGTTCGGTGAACAGGGCGCGGTTGGGGAGGTCGGTGAGCGGGTCGTGCTCGGCGTTGTGCTGCAACTGCGCCTGCAGCCGGACCCGTTCGGTGATGTCTCGGCTGTTGAAGAGCAGGCCACCCTGGTGTCGGTTGACCGTGGACTCCACATTGAGCCAGTCGCCGCTGCCCGATCTGAAGCGGCAGTCGATCCGCATGGTCGGCTCATCGGCCGGCGGGGCGGCCAGAAACCGGCGCACTTCATGGACCACCCGGCCGAGGTCCTCGGGGTGGATCAGACAGGCCAGCTCGGAGCCGATGAGCTCCTCGGCCTCTCGGCCGTAGACACCGGCGGCCGCGGGGCTGACATAGCGCAGTATCCCGCTGGGGGCGGCGATCATGATGACGTCGCTCGATCCCTGCACCAGCGAGCGGAAGTGGTTCTCCTTCTGCGCCAGCTCATGGGTGAGGGCGATGTTGTCGAGGAGCATGATGCCCTGCCGGACGACCAGGGCGAGGACCACGGTGCAGCCGGTGAGGACGACGACCCGGTCCACTCGGCGGCCCTCAATGACGTTGTGGAGGATGCCAAGGGTGCAGACGGCAGCAGCGAGATACGGGGTGAGGGCGGCCAGCGAGCCGGCGACGGGGCGGCTGGGGTGGCGGGTGCCGCGCGGGGGCCTGGCCGTCTCGACCGTACGGCTTGCGCCCCAGGGGGCGTACGCGAGTAGCAGCGAACCGGCGAACCAGCCCGCGTCCAGGAGCTGGCCCGAGCGGTAGCTCTCGCGCAGCAGCGGCGAGGTGAACAGGGCGTCGCACAGGACGGTCAGGGCGAGGGCGGCGATGGCGGTGTTGATGGCGGAGCGGTTGGTGGCCGAGCGCCGGAAGTGCAGCGCGAGCACCAGGCTGACCAGCACGATGTCCAGCAGCGGATACGCGAGGGCGAGGGCGGCGGGAGCCACGCTCTCGCCCTGCACGCGCGCGGTGTGGGCGAGCGCGATGCTCCAGGAGAGGGTGAGGAGCGAGCCGCCGATCAGCCAGGCGTCCAGTGCGAGGCAGACCCAGCCCGCCCTGGTGACCGGGCGCTTGGCGAGGACGAGGAGGCCGACGATTGCGGGCGGCGCGAAGCAGAGGAAGAACAGGTCGGCGATCGAGGGGCTCGGTACCTCGCGGTCCAGCACGACCTCGTACCACCCCCAGATGGCGTTTCCGCACGACGCCATCGCGGAGGAGACCGCGAACAGCATCCAGGCGGGCCGAAAGCGACTGTGCCTGGAGCGGGCGTAGACGAAGCAGGAGACCGCGGCGACCAGGGCGGCGGCGCTCAGCCCGAAGTCGCCCATGACCAGAGCGACTTCGCGCGAACCCCAGCCGACGGCGGCGCCCACGCCATAACCGGAGCAGATGGCGGCGAGGAGGATCTGGGAACGCAGCCCTGTGGCGCCGCCGGAGAACGCCTGCCGGGCCAGGAGTACCCCGGGGGCGCTCACGGGGCTGCCCCGGGAAGCGCCGCCGACGGTGTGACAGTCATCGGAGCGGGTCTTTGCTTCGCAGCGTGCGAGGGTCGTCGGCGGCGGCCTCGCCGCGTCGGATCGTTCGTGCAATGGCTGTGCATCGCCCGTCGCCCCCCTCGAAGTCTGATCGGCAGTCAGGTCGCGCTACTGCACCGCCCCTTGCCTGGTGCAGCCCCCAGGTCGGGACGATACACCAGTCTCGTCACTCAGGGACATAGTCCCTCTACTCTCCGTGACTACCAGCGGGGTTGTCGGCACGTGGCGCAACCGAACGACTTCATAGAGTGCACGAAGCGCGGGCCCTCAGGGTTCACTTCCCAGTCGTGAGCACCACGTTGCGCAACGGCTCGCCCGCGGCGAAACGGGTGAGCTGTCCGGCCAGCAGCCGCTTGGCGCGCGGCATGAAAGCCGAGGTGGAGCCGCCCACATGGGGGCTGATGAGGACACCGGGAGCGTGCCAGAGGGGGTGGCCCGGGGGCAGCGGCTCCGGGTCTGTGACATCGAGGGCGGCGGTGATCCGTCCGCTCTCCACCTCTGCGAGCAGGGCCTTGGTGTCGACGACCGGGCCGCGGGCGACGTTCACCAGCAGCGCGCCATCCTTCATCCGGGCCAGGAAACCGGCGTTGACCAGGCCTTTCGTCTGCTCGGTGAGCGGGGTGGACAAGATCACGACGTCCGCGTCCGGGAGCAGCGCGGGCAGGTCGGTGAGTGCGCGCACTTCGCCGCGCTCCGCAGCGCGGGCGGAGCGCGCGACGCGCGCCACCCGCGCGCATTCAAACGGCGCGAGCCGGTCCTCGATCGCGGCGCCGATCGATCCGTATCCCACGATGAGCACCGACTTGTCGGCAAGCGCCGGATAGAAGCCGGACCGCCATTCCTCCTTGTCCTGGCCGCGCACGAAGCCGGGGACACCGCGCAGGGAGGCGAGGATCAGGGCCAGCGTGAGCTCGGCGGTGGAGGCTTCGTGGACTCCTGTGGCATTGCACAGGCGCACGCCGGCGGGCAGCGAACCGAGTCCCGGTTCCACATGGTCGATCCCCGCGGAGAGGGTCTGGACGACACGTACGG
It includes:
- a CDS encoding bifunctional diguanylate cyclase/phosphodiesterase; its protein translation is MSAPGVLLARQAFSGGATGLRSQILLAAICSGYGVGAAVGWGSREVALVMGDFGLSAAALVAAVSCFVYARSRHSRFRPAWMLFAVSSAMASCGNAIWGWYEVVLDREVPSPSIADLFFLCFAPPAIVGLLVLAKRPVTRAGWVCLALDAWLIGGSLLTLSWSIALAHTARVQGESVAPAALALAYPLLDIVLVSLVLALHFRRSATNRSAINTAIAALALTVLCDALFTSPLLRESYRSGQLLDAGWFAGSLLLAYAPWGASRTVETARPPRGTRHPSRPVAGSLAALTPYLAAAVCTLGILHNVIEGRRVDRVVVLTGCTVVLALVVRQGIMLLDNIALTHELAQKENHFRSLVQGSSDVIMIAAPSGILRYVSPAAAGVYGREAEELIGSELACLIHPEDLGRVVHEVRRFLAAPPADEPTMRIDCRFRSGSGDWLNVESTVNRHQGGLLFNSRDITERVRLQAQLQHNAEHDPLTDLPNRALFTERVRQALTGRRAGDSGTAVLFIDLDGFKGVNDRLGHLAGDELLIQAARRLQDSVRSGDTAARLGGDEFAALVVGDGSRNQSAREYQVQEIADRLRLTLSQPYRVDGREVRVAASIGVAFAEPAITPTDLMRNADLAMYRAKAAGKDRVELYAPQMQADVVRRTELAARLRSALHEGEFALLHQPVVSLATGRIVAVAAQARWRSAQGILFTPAEFLRVADSADTPEGARTAELGHWLLEEAVEQAAERSRVGHRVPVSVRLSAGRLLDKSLPLGSIEALLTRHGLPSGALVIELADSDPRISFEDLEQRLVALRRLGVRIALDGFGSGYAAINALRRLPVDVLKLDRGLVEGVVESARLHKITAGLLRIACDLGMQSVADGVDMPEQVIALRAMGCTHGQGMAFSGPLDEYRLRRALVRDEFPVPGGIALPVLTGGVSPARNGSNNETRVPPT
- a CDS encoding 2-hydroxyacid dehydrogenase — encoded protein: MTSDVWLPIPADEIEGLPDPSDSGLNYLFWDGGPDFPADPADCAFYAVPYMKGMEVAVRPLAAMTSVRVVQTLSAGIDHVEPGLGSLPAGVRLCNATGVHEASTAELTLALILASLRGVPGFVRGQDKEEWRSGFYPALADKSVLIVGYGSIGAAIEDRLAPFECARVARVARSARAAERGEVRALTDLPALLPDADVVILSTPLTEQTKGLVNAGFLARMKDGALLVNVARGPVVDTKALLAEVESGRITAALDVTDPEPLPPGHPLWHAPGVLISPHVGGSTSAFMPRAKRLLAGQLTRFAAGEPLRNVVLTTGK